In Helianthus annuus cultivar XRQ/B chromosome 3, HanXRQr2.0-SUNRISE, whole genome shotgun sequence, a single window of DNA contains:
- the LOC110932381 gene encoding uncharacterized protein LOC110932381 has translation MAGSDEANSHPVEGNNTRINITGAELQAMITAAVTQAVDAKFKEPRSEPKRQIILEPTPRYTKGCTYKYFVSCKPRDFTGEKGAIDYTKWLDEIETVIDISRCAKEDIVKYVTQSFKGDALTWWKALVQATGKVSLYNLSCSKFVDLVKDTYCPQHAVERIETDFLTLVMKDLDCRSYVTSFNSMSRLVPYLVTPEPKRIARFIGGLAPEVKGNVKASKPATYRSVVDLSLSLTLDVVRSRAKKVTDEGKRKREEDKSPQSNKKGKGNSGYKKGQSNDRPRCKICHKRHFGKCNQDPQAKPCGICKKKGHKSV, from the exons ATGGCTGGCTCGGATGAAGCAAACAGTCATCCTGTAGAAGGCAACAACACCAGGATTAATATCACTGGTGCCGAACTGCAAGCAATGATCACCGCAGCAGTTACTCAGGCGGTGGATGCTAAATTTAAAGAACCAA GAAGTGAGCCAAAGAGGCAAATTATCCTTGAGCCGACTCCCAGGTACACCAAGGGTtgtacctacaagtactttgtctcctgtaAACCAAGAGATTTTACGGGAGAAAAAGGAGCAATCGATTATACGAAATGGTTGGACGAAATAGAGACAGTGATAGACATCAGCAGATGTGCTAAGGaggatatagtgaagtatgtgACTCAATCATTTAAGGGCGATGCCCTCACCTGGTGGAAAGCCTTAGTGCAAGCCACAGGAAAGGTTTCTTTGTACAATCTTTCTTGCAGCAAGTTTGTTGATTTGGTGAAGGATACTTATTGTCCTCAACATGCAGTCGAGAGGATAGAAACTGATTTCCTCACCTTAGTGATGAAGGATCTGGATTGTAGATCTTATGTGACTAGCTTCAATTCAATGTCAAGACTTGTGCCATATTTAGTCACTCCTGAAcccaaacgcattgcgcgtttcatcggtggtttggcCCCTGAAGTAAAAGGGAATGTTAAGGCCTCTAAGCCAGCCACTTATAGATCTGTTGTGGatctatctttgtccctcactctggatgttGTGAGGAGTAGGGCGAAGAAGGTTACCGATGAAGGGAAGAGGAAAAGAGAGGAAGACAAGTCTCCTCAGTCGAACAAAAAGGGCAAAGGGAACTCTGGTTACAAAAAGGGGCAGTCAAATGATAGGCCCAGGTGCAAGATATGTCACAAAaggcactttggaaagtgcaaccAAGACCCACAGGCCAAACCATGTGGGATCTGCAAAAAGAAAGGGCACAAGTCTGTTTAG
- the LOC110932382 gene encoding extensin-like yields MPPRVRGKGKGPMRGGPSAGPSHRRTPSASLSSSDSRNQWGRSFEPARHSVSLTSSPSFHPSFGPLVPDEPQHSQHSQHSHHSHESYQSYHSLHSHSFHHSDSTYSPAQFHPNDYVNDFLGYNPLGPEDHFSQEMEMDDDPDPEMQTGTPGHPISISSGSPFQGSPYRGPDSYQERMATYDWYFTPSYHNSPAQPPLVEPQLQAVSPPPLPVEEPPQQPPQPPPEPPRRRRNAWISVRGGPRFSSPQGSSSYPPIPKDPQMGGPSHAVPENDPPPTSYAPPPLPMGFDNPIPTYPGSSGYNPFENPSGYPSDYGTHDPYLTAAQYHHLYPSSSSSSSYPPVYPTGYPVQGYQYPPYQQPPPPQQQQTQEILERLDRVEHEANKTKKQHSSFLKGLASLIKGKKK; encoded by the coding sequence ATGCCGCCAAGagttaggggtaaaggaaagggTCCCATGCGAGGGGGACCATCAGCAGGACCTTCACATCGACGCACTCCGTCTGCGTCACTTTCCAGTTCTGACTCCCGCAATCAGTGGGGTCGCTCTTTCGAACCAGCGAGACACTCTGTCTCGTTGACCTCATCTCCTTCATTCCATCCATCTTTCGGGCCGCTTGTTCCAGACGAGCCTCAACATTCGCAACATTCTCAACACTCCCATCACTCCCATGAATCTTACCAATCTTACCATTCGTTGCACTCTCATTCCTTCCACCATTCGGATTCTACCTACTCCCCGGCACAGTTTCATCCGAATGATTATGTCAACGACTTTTTGGGCTACAACCCTTTGGGACCTGAGGATCACTTTTCTCAGGAAATGGAGATGGACGACGATCCGGACCCAGAAATGCAAACCGGAACACCGGGACACCCGATTAGCATCTCAAGCGGTTCCCCATTTCAGGGATCACCGTACCGTGGGCCCGATTCATACCAAGAGAGAATGGCCACATATGATTGGTACTTTACTCCTTCGTACCATAACTCTCCAGCTCAACCTCCTTTGGTTGAAcctcagcttcaagcagtttcaCCTCCACCACTTCCTGTTGAGGAGCCGCCTCAACAGCCACCTCAGCCACCTCCCGAGCCTCCGAGGCGAAGGAGGAATGCGTGGATATCCGTGCGAGGAGGACCTCGTTTCAGTTCTCCTCAGGGTTCAAGTTCTTACCCTCCTATTCCCAAGGATCCCCAAATGGGTGGACCCTCGCACGCGGTGCCGGAGAATGATCCTCCGCCAACTTCTTAtgcaccaccaccactgccaatgggtttcgataacccaatCCCGACTTACCCAGGTTCTTCTGGGTACAATCCTTTCGAAAACCCATCGGGATATCCATCGGATTATGGAACTCATGATCCGTACCTTACAGCTGCACAATACCATCATCTTtacccttcttcttcttcttcttcttcttaccCTCCAGTTTATCCAACTGGATACCCGGTACAGGGTTATCAATACCCGCCTTACcagcaacctcctcctccccaGCAGCAGCAAACTCAGGAGATCTTGGAAAGGTTAGATAGGGTTGAGCATGAGGCAAACAAAACCAAGAAGCAGCATAGTAGCTTTCTCAAAGGCCTTGCAAGCCTTATTAAGGGCAAGAAGAAATAG